From the Mycoplasmatota bacterium genome, one window contains:
- a CDS encoding ABC transporter ATP-binding protein — MRTLKSSCKAFALFVRLSKFYLFDSFYTVLRQLVITVIPIYLINEIVKLITEGKGFHEILKIIIIVGIIYILFALGDVIEQYLSSKYSIVVKTKVNISLFKKLNTIDYKNHEDNKFLNKYTLAVDQSYDFLNRSYYSVVNFIGSIVSSIYLLSVLFQVHYFISIYAFLVAIIYFIVQSIVVELIYESNETQQPNFRERAYVRRTFYLKDHIEDIKSTDVDEILLEINDTVGNRITKNCDNYFRRRVKYNFFCDFLINSIFIVAVIFLVYQTIHGNTDKAIFAGLVYASLSLSNFISRFINSLSGIQYSAKYTKYYFDVMDIKGSIEEHGDVIAEPLNTITINNVDFSYDTNKNALSNIDLEIKKGEKIAIVGHNGAGKTTLVKLLLRLYDPTKGEITYNDHAYTKINPKSIREKIGAVFQNFQIYAVSIAENILLRPVESEEDERLVHEALEFSGLKRHVDLLPNGIYTEVTKEFEKEGTIFSGGQRQKLALSRVYAQNYDLIVLDEPSSALDPLAEHEIHENMFKLGKNKMLIFISHRLSTTIKADKIYLFEGGQLVEEGSHKELMKIENGKYKYMFEVQAKNYLDDGGNKDA; from the coding sequence ATGCGCACATTAAAAAGTAGTTGTAAAGCCTTTGCTTTATTCGTTAGGTTATCTAAATTTTACTTATTTGATAGCTTTTATACAGTTTTACGTCAATTAGTTATAACTGTTATTCCAATTTATTTAATAAATGAGATCGTGAAATTAATCACCGAAGGCAAAGGATTTCATGAAATTCTTAAAATTATTATAATTGTAGGAATTATTTATATATTGTTTGCGTTGGGTGATGTTATTGAACAATACCTCAGTAGTAAATATTCAATCGTAGTGAAAACAAAAGTTAATATCAGTTTGTTTAAAAAGTTAAATACAATCGATTACAAAAATCATGAAGATAATAAATTTTTAAACAAATATACCTTAGCAGTTGATCAATCTTATGATTTTTTAAATAGGTCTTATTATTCAGTTGTAAACTTTATTGGCAGTATTGTCAGTAGTATTTATCTATTGTCAGTTCTATTTCAAGTTCATTATTTTATTTCAATTTATGCTTTTCTAGTAGCAATTATTTATTTTATAGTTCAATCAATTGTGGTGGAACTAATCTATGAATCAAATGAAACACAACAACCTAATTTTAGGGAACGTGCATATGTAAGAAGAACGTTTTATTTAAAAGATCATATTGAGGATATAAAAAGTACTGATGTGGATGAGATATTACTTGAAATTAATGATACAGTAGGAAATAGAATCACCAAAAATTGTGATAACTACTTTAGAAGAAGAGTTAAGTACAATTTTTTCTGTGATTTTTTAATCAATTCAATCTTTATTGTTGCGGTAATATTTTTAGTTTATCAAACTATTCATGGTAATACTGATAAAGCTATTTTTGCAGGATTAGTTTATGCTTCTTTATCTTTATCTAATTTTATTTCTAGATTTATTAATTCATTATCAGGTATACAATATTCAGCTAAATACACGAAATACTATTTTGATGTGATGGATATTAAAGGAAGCATTGAAGAGCATGGAGATGTTATTGCTGAACCATTGAATACCATCACCATTAATAATGTTGATTTTTCTTATGATACAAATAAAAATGCATTATCCAATATTGATTTAGAAATTAAAAAGGGTGAAAAAATCGCAATTGTAGGCCACAATGGTGCCGGGAAAACAACACTCGTAAAGTTATTATTGAGATTGTATGATCCAACTAAAGGTGAAATCACTTATAATGATCATGCTTATACAAAAATTAATCCTAAAAGCATCAGAGAAAAAATTGGAGCTGTATTTCAAAACTTTCAAATATATGCAGTGAGTATTGCAGAAAACATCCTATTACGACCTGTAGAATCAGAAGAAGATGAAAGACTAGTTCATGAAGCTTTAGAGTTTAGTGGTCTAAAACGACATGTAGATTTATTACCAAATGGTATTTATACAGAGGTAACCAAAGAGTTTGAAAAGGAGGGTACTATATTTTCTGGTGGTCAAAGACAAAAGTTAGCACTATCAAGGGTGTATGCACAAAATTATGATTTAATTGTCTTAGATGAACCATCAAGTGCATTAGACCCACTTGCTGAACATGAAATTCATGAAAATATGTTTAAGTTAGGCAAAAATAAAATGCTTATCTTTATTTCACATCGTCTTTCCACGACCATAAAAGCAGATAAAATTTACTTATTTGAAGGCGGCCAGTTAGTTGAAGAAGGTTCTCACAAAGAACTAATGAAAATAGAAAATGGAAAATATAAATATATGTTTGAAGTACAAGCAAAGAACTATTTAGATGATGGGGGGAATAAAGATGCGTAA